In Thalassospira sp. TSL5-1, the following are encoded in one genomic region:
- a CDS encoding VWA domain-containing protein → MRRLPVYLLLDTSTSMRGEAINAVRDGLDLLVSTLRQDPYALETAYLSVITFDTSASQVVPLTELTEFQAPDIDANGATSLGEALSLVADCIDREVHKSDMDTKGDWKPLVFLMTDGAPTDSWEKGLAAFKAAKPGLVVCCAAGPRADTKVLETISEIVVTLDTADGATIASFFKWVSASITTSSRKIDQNKNDVDGVDELPPTPAGVNLTKS, encoded by the coding sequence ATGAGAAGACTTCCCGTATACCTGCTGCTTGATACGTCGACATCCATGCGCGGCGAGGCGATCAATGCCGTCCGTGACGGGCTGGACCTTTTGGTCAGTACCTTGCGCCAGGATCCTTATGCGCTGGAAACGGCATATTTGTCCGTCATCACCTTTGATACCTCCGCCAGCCAGGTTGTGCCCCTGACGGAACTGACCGAATTTCAGGCGCCCGACATCGACGCCAATGGGGCAACCTCGCTGGGCGAGGCGCTTTCGCTGGTTGCAGATTGTATCGATCGCGAGGTTCATAAATCGGATATGGATACCAAGGGCGACTGGAAGCCTTTGGTTTTTCTGATGACGGATGGTGCCCCGACCGATAGCTGGGAGAAAGGCCTTGCCGCGTTTAAGGCCGCAAAGCCGGGCCTGGTTGTATGTTGTGCGGCGGGCCCAAGGGCAGATACCAAAGTTCTGGAAACGATTTCCGAGATTGTGGTGACGCTTGATACGGCAGATGGTGCGACCATTGCCTCCTTTTTCAAATGGGTATCGGCATCAATTACCACCTCTTCGCGCAAGATCGATCAGAACAAAAATGATGTTGACGGTGTTGATGAACTTCCACCGACGCCAGCGGGAGTCAATCTAACAAAATCCTGA
- a CDS encoding VWA domain-containing protein: protein MRRLPVYILLDTSGSMQGEPIEAVNSGMETLIGALRQDPYALETVYMTIITFDAEAKTILPLTALEDVVLPQITTPRSGPTHMGLALETLGRQVSSDIIKSTDEAKGDWAPYLFVMTDGKPSDTQLYQEQCVAMRKLGFANIIGCAAGPKAREDDLRPLCDHVLRLDTMDGSAFSQLFKWVSEVIASGNKSLGSNASAKLPPPPPEINVVL from the coding sequence ATGAGAAGACTTCCCGTTTATATCTTGCTCGACACGTCAGGCAGTATGCAGGGTGAGCCGATCGAAGCGGTGAATTCTGGCATGGAAACCCTGATCGGGGCGCTGCGACAGGACCCTTACGCCCTTGAAACGGTTTATATGACCATCATTACCTTCGATGCTGAGGCAAAAACCATTTTGCCGCTGACAGCACTGGAAGATGTGGTTCTGCCGCAGATTACCACGCCGCGTTCAGGCCCCACACATATGGGGCTGGCACTGGAAACACTCGGCAGGCAGGTCAGTTCCGACATTATTAAAAGCACGGATGAAGCCAAGGGCGACTGGGCCCCATATTTGTTTGTGATGACCGATGGCAAACCGTCCGACACGCAGCTTTATCAGGAACAGTGCGTTGCCATGCGCAAGCTGGGCTTTGCCAATATCATTGGCTGTGCGGCGGGCCCCAAGGCGCGCGAAGATGATCTCAGGCCGTTATGCGATCATGTTTTACGCCTCGATACAATGGATGGCAGTGCTTTTTCCCAGCTTTTCAAATGGGTTTCCGAAGTGATTGCGTCGGGCAATAAAAGTCTGGGCAGCAATGCTTCGGCAAAGTTGCCGCCACCGCCGCCGGAAATCAACGTGGTGTTGTGA
- a CDS encoding TerY-C metal binding domain-containing protein yields MRKFPIFLVIDVSESMAGDALTELENGMRQITADLMTDPYALETAWLSVIAFAGRARTLTPLTELPEFVPPHLPIGGGTGLGGALVHLMDEIDRNVSVNTAGQKGDWKPLVFLMTDGVPTDDAEPALRRWKQSYADRVSLVAVSIGGGGDHAVLSQLTDDIIPFDDTAEGAFKKFIMWITNSVKSSTRSVTAGGGISLAKMGDDVSGGATGGLPFETVDDRYAVFVGRCAKNRAPYVVKYERHLNQIGSQDPRLAELFQRRDYLLKAAVPVQEDYFELSDGSRSDASVSSVQLLGQPDCPHCHAPFGMALCGCGSIHCVQGDGPATCPWCGKTGNYGVSDGSDGGFEIERGRG; encoded by the coding sequence ATGCGAAAGTTCCCTATTTTTCTGGTTATTGATGTTTCGGAATCAATGGCGGGTGACGCATTAACCGAACTTGAAAATGGAATGCGCCAGATCACGGCGGATCTGATGACCGATCCCTATGCGCTGGAAACGGCGTGGCTGTCCGTCATTGCGTTTGCCGGACGCGCCAGAACGTTAACCCCGTTGACCGAATTGCCGGAATTTGTCCCGCCGCATCTTCCCATCGGGGGCGGGACCGGCCTGGGTGGGGCGCTGGTGCATCTGATGGATGAGATCGACCGGAATGTATCGGTAAACACAGCCGGGCAAAAAGGCGACTGGAAACCACTTGTGTTTTTAATGACCGATGGCGTTCCGACAGATGATGCCGAACCCGCCCTGCGCCGCTGGAAACAAAGCTATGCGGACCGTGTTTCGCTGGTGGCGGTGTCGATTGGCGGTGGCGGTGATCACGCCGTTTTGTCGCAACTGACCGATGATATTATCCCCTTTGATGACACGGCAGAGGGGGCGTTCAAGAAATTCATCATGTGGATCACCAACTCGGTTAAAAGTTCAACCCGCAGTGTCACGGCTGGCGGCGGGATTTCGCTTGCCAAGATGGGGGATGATGTTTCTGGCGGGGCGACGGGCGGTCTGCCGTTCGAGACCGTGGATGACCGCTATGCCGTCTTTGTCGGACGCTGCGCCAAAAACAGGGCGCCTTATGTCGTTAAATATGAACGTCATTTAAACCAGATCGGGTCGCAGGATCCGCGCCTGGCAGAGCTTTTCCAAAGGCGGGATTATCTTTTGAAGGCAGCCGTACCGGTGCAGGAGGATTATTTCGAGCTGTCGGACGGGTCGCGCTCTGACGCGAGTGTCAGTTCTGTTCAGCTTCTCGGGCAGCCCGATTGCCCGCATTGTCATGCCCCGTTTGGGATGGCGTTATGTGGATGCGGCAGCATCCATTGTGTGCAGGGCGATGGTCCTGCAACCTGCCCCTGGTGTGGCAAGACCGGCAATTATGGTGTCTCAGACGGATCGGATGGCGGCTTCGAGATCGAGCGGGGCCGGGGATGA
- a CDS encoding PP2C family serine/threonine-protein phosphatase: protein MTRSPEQKTYEDLAFRFFVTTLCCNGCRVPSNIPDGLENLTEEELTVLAYLQQVSQERSIIADPEPEDDDPALAGSSFGEMEQEEPDEQHEQEEQDETVSVPVTPEPEIIDQASTRVEENMAIEGNDALDGEGTPSVVSEDETDASIPLNPLAADNAAPPVDETNGDAAHHQMSDNALPTEDNTVIKGPGGIVKTGFEASYSEPERINLKNGRSRQPYETTIQGYSGIEITDDGGTGLSISSDGDVSGHDIQAGEYTLFLKAVKQGEPVVIRARLSIIPDPRDLWKTIPSDQDAPMAKPDQSFDCQTGEGLVVAASKRGRSHAQEGKYRDDDFRIRADTDTGWHILIVADGAGSADLSREGSRIACETVMEALPALLAEKVDPWLEETLARYAADPDAWATEVRCDLLYPVLPEAALRAARAIEDKAAEIKQDPSAFSTTIVIAICRKVADRWFSASFTVGDGGVAIFDAKAETVTVMCRPDSGEFAGQTRFLASTEFRDPHAVMGRVFVDLCDSFTVLAAMTDGITDPKFPTDSAFANAEIWADFWTNDLCAQVDLHQDNDGLKDQMMAWLDFWSRGNHDDRTIALMMPNQNEQTLETKKAVAKPQEGQSRNSAAQDGTDGDQADVQ, encoded by the coding sequence ATGACGCGAAGTCCGGAGCAAAAAACCTACGAGGATCTTGCCTTTCGGTTTTTTGTCACAACGCTGTGCTGCAACGGATGCCGGGTGCCGTCGAACATTCCCGACGGGCTGGAGAACCTAACCGAAGAAGAATTGACGGTTTTGGCCTATCTTCAGCAGGTGTCCCAGGAACGTTCCATCATCGCCGATCCGGAACCAGAGGACGACGATCCTGCCCTGGCAGGCTCATCCTTCGGAGAAATGGAACAAGAGGAACCGGACGAACAGCACGAACAGGAAGAACAGGATGAAACTGTTTCCGTTCCTGTAACGCCGGAGCCTGAAATAATTGACCAGGCATCGACCCGTGTCGAAGAGAACATGGCGATAGAGGGCAACGATGCGCTCGACGGTGAGGGAACACCCTCCGTGGTCTCGGAAGATGAAACAGATGCCTCGATACCGTTAAACCCTTTAGCTGCGGATAATGCAGCGCCACCGGTTGACGAAACGAATGGCGATGCCGCTCATCATCAGATGTCGGATAACGCGTTACCTACGGAGGATAACACCGTGATCAAAGGGCCGGGCGGCATCGTGAAAACGGGTTTTGAGGCATCCTATTCGGAACCGGAGCGGATTAACCTCAAAAATGGCCGGTCTCGTCAGCCCTATGAAACAACCATTCAGGGTTATTCCGGTATCGAGATCACCGATGATGGTGGCACCGGTTTGTCGATTTCGTCGGACGGTGATGTGTCGGGACATGACATTCAGGCAGGTGAATACACCCTGTTTTTGAAGGCGGTCAAACAGGGCGAACCGGTTGTTATTCGTGCGCGCTTGTCGATCATCCCGGACCCTCGCGATTTGTGGAAAACAATCCCTTCTGATCAGGACGCCCCGATGGCCAAGCCGGACCAGAGTTTCGATTGTCAAACCGGCGAGGGCCTTGTCGTTGCGGCGAGCAAGCGGGGGCGCTCCCATGCCCAGGAGGGCAAATATCGGGATGACGATTTTCGTATTCGGGCCGATACAGATACCGGCTGGCATATTCTGATTGTCGCTGATGGCGCGGGATCTGCCGATCTTAGCCGTGAAGGCAGCAGGATCGCGTGCGAAACCGTTATGGAAGCCTTGCCAGCACTTTTGGCAGAAAAGGTAGATCCCTGGCTGGAGGAAACTTTGGCGCGTTATGCGGCCGATCCGGATGCCTGGGCAACCGAAGTGCGCTGTGATTTGCTTTATCCTGTCTTGCCGGAAGCGGCCCTGAGGGCGGCCCGCGCGATCGAGGACAAAGCTGCCGAAATCAAACAGGACCCATCGGCGTTTTCGACAACGATTGTCATCGCGATTTGTCGCAAGGTGGCAGACCGGTGGTTTAGCGCAAGTTTCACTGTTGGGGATGGCGGTGTCGCCATTTTTGATGCCAAAGCGGAAACCGTTACGGTGATGTGCCGGCCTGACAGCGGAGAATTTGCCGGTCAAACGCGGTTTTTGGCATCAACCGAGTTCCGGGACCCGCACGCTGTTATGGGGCGCGTGTTTGTTGATCTGTGCGACAGTTTCACGGTTCTTGCCGCAATGACCGACGGCATCACCGATCCAAAATTTCCGACAGATTCAGCCTTTGCCAATGCCGAAATTTGGGCGGATTTCTGGACCAATGATCTGTGCGCGCAGGTCGATCTTCACCAGGATAATGACGGGCTGAAGGACCAGATGATGGCCTGGCTTGATTTCTGGTCGCGCGGGAACCACGATGACCGAACCATCGCCCTGATGATGCCAAACCAGAACGAACAAACTCTTGAGACAAAGAAAGCCGTTGCCAAACCGCAAGAAGGTCAGTCCCGGAATTCTGCGGCACAGGATGGGACAGACGGTGATCAGGCAGACGTGCAATGA
- a CDS encoding helix-hairpin-helix domain-containing protein — MSIVNLTSEGGKPVSFVDEVIASGAMKDIYVSPDKTYVVGFFRDTQDATLKERLREITTRYRSNLFDKDSGDFWKDYFCWPTDTVEHNGRIGVVVPFYASDFFFQYGSVKDDMLKIRGKDKEGKWFASASNREKFLDPREKGNWLTHLQICLSISRAVRRLHMAGLAHSDLSYKNVLVDPTKGKACLIDIDGLVVPGKFAPDVVGTPDFIAPEVIATQHLDREDPARVLPSRTTDRHALAVLIYMYLFFRHPLRGRKVHDPDATRDEELSMGERALFIEHPTDDSNRVRPEDLRPQSLPWGDPAQRPYTMAGPLLTELFDRAFIAGLHAPEKRPSAAEWESALVRTMDMIQPCSAGCDMGWFVFDNSRAPVCPHCGTAYRGKLPVLNLYSSRTKGSFHADNHRVMVWDGQSLFPWHVNRTIFPNEHLTAAQKKRVGYFQMHEGDWYLVNEAMPGMKNVSTGQEIAIGDPVKLEDGLQILLSAQEGGRLIQVQMAGA, encoded by the coding sequence ATGAGCATTGTAAATTTGACATCGGAAGGCGGGAAGCCTGTTTCTTTTGTCGATGAAGTGATTGCTTCCGGGGCAATGAAGGACATTTATGTCAGCCCTGACAAGACCTATGTGGTCGGCTTTTTCCGCGATACCCAGGACGCGACCCTGAAGGAACGTTTGCGCGAAATTACCACCCGGTATCGCAGCAATCTTTTTGACAAGGATAGCGGCGATTTCTGGAAGGATTATTTTTGCTGGCCGACAGATACCGTTGAACATAACGGCCGGATCGGGGTTGTCGTACCGTTTTATGCGTCGGATTTTTTCTTCCAGTACGGAAGTGTGAAAGACGATATGCTTAAAATTCGCGGTAAGGACAAGGAGGGTAAGTGGTTTGCCTCGGCCTCCAACCGGGAAAAGTTCCTTGATCCGCGCGAAAAGGGCAACTGGCTGACGCATCTTCAAATCTGTTTGTCAATTTCGCGTGCTGTGCGGCGGTTGCATATGGCGGGCCTGGCGCATTCGGATTTAAGTTATAAAAATGTTCTGGTCGATCCGACAAAAGGCAAAGCCTGCCTTATTGACATTGACGGGCTGGTAGTGCCGGGCAAGTTTGCGCCCGATGTTGTTGGCACGCCCGATTTCATCGCGCCCGAGGTCATTGCGACGCAACATCTTGACCGGGAAGACCCGGCACGGGTTTTACCCTCCCGCACGACGGATCGTCATGCGCTGGCCGTTTTGATTTACATGTATCTGTTCTTTCGCCATCCCCTGCGCGGGCGCAAGGTGCACGACCCGGATGCAACGCGTGACGAGGAACTGAGCATGGGAGAGCGCGCTTTGTTCATCGAGCATCCTACCGATGACAGCAACCGGGTCCGCCCCGAGGACCTAAGGCCCCAGTCGCTGCCGTGGGGGGACCCGGCCCAACGCCCCTATACAATGGCGGGTCCGCTTTTGACCGAACTATTTGACCGCGCGTTTATTGCAGGGTTGCATGCGCCGGAAAAGCGCCCCTCTGCGGCCGAGTGGGAAAGCGCGCTGGTGCGCACAATGGATATGATACAGCCCTGTTCGGCGGGTTGTGACATGGGCTGGTTCGTGTTTGATAATTCGCGTGCCCCCGTATGTCCGCATTGCGGGACGGCATATCGGGGTAAGTTGCCGGTGCTTAATCTGTATTCAAGCCGGACAAAGGGCAGCTTCCATGCCGATAATCATCGCGTCATGGTATGGGATGGACAGTCGCTTTTTCCCTGGCATGTCAATCGTACGATTTTCCCCAATGAGCATCTTACCGCCGCACAAAAGAAAAGGGTGGGCTATTTTCAGATGCACGAGGGCGACTGGTATCTGGTCAATGAAGCAATGCCGGGCATGAAAAATGTTTCAACCGGTCAGGAAATTGCGATCGGGGACCCTGTGAAACTTGAGGACGGATTACAGATTTTGTTGTCCGCCCAAGAGGGTGGGCGGCTGATTCAGGTGCAGATGGCCGGGGCGTAA
- a CDS encoding L-lactate dehydrogenase, whose amino-acid sequence MKIGIVGAGMVGSSAGYAIALMGIASSVIFVDRNADLARAQAEDISHAVPFMSSCLVHAGDYADLKGASVVILAAGVSQKPGETRLELLGRNANVFREVVGEVLRVTPDAILLIASNPVDIMTQITARLSGLPAARVIGSGTILDTARFRSLLGRHLGISPQSVHAYVLGEHGDSEVLAWSNARAGSEPLLSFATQLGVPISDAQKAEIDDGVRNAAYKIINGKGATYYGIGAGLARIVKSIAQDQQDVLSVSVVTRNVAGVEDVALSIPRVVGAAGICADMMPTLDDAENDALHRSASLLKSTIEAVAL is encoded by the coding sequence ATGAAAATCGGTATTGTCGGGGCGGGCATGGTGGGCAGTTCGGCGGGGTATGCCATTGCCCTGATGGGTATTGCCAGTTCGGTGATTTTTGTCGATCGCAATGCAGACCTGGCTCGTGCTCAGGCCGAAGATATTTCCCATGCCGTGCCGTTCATGTCTTCCTGTCTTGTTCATGCCGGAGATTATGCCGACCTGAAAGGCGCATCGGTGGTCATTCTCGCCGCCGGTGTTAGCCAGAAACCCGGTGAAACCCGGCTGGAGCTGTTGGGCCGCAATGCGAATGTGTTTCGCGAGGTGGTGGGCGAAGTTTTGCGTGTCACGCCTGATGCGATTTTGCTGATTGCATCGAACCCTGTCGACATCATGACGCAAATCACCGCCCGCCTTTCCGGCCTGCCCGCCGCGCGGGTGATCGGGTCGGGTACGATCCTCGATACCGCCCGCTTTCGCAGTCTTTTGGGCCGGCATTTGGGCATTTCGCCGCAATCGGTACATGCCTATGTGCTGGGAGAACATGGTGATAGCGAAGTGCTGGCCTGGTCCAATGCCAGGGCCGGGTCGGAACCGTTATTGTCCTTTGCCACCCAGCTTGGCGTGCCGATCAGTGATGCGCAAAAGGCGGAAATTGACGATGGCGTGCGCAATGCGGCCTATAAAATTATCAATGGCAAGGGGGCAACCTACTATGGCATTGGGGCCGGTTTGGCGCGTATTGTTAAATCCATCGCACAGGACCAGCAGGATGTTTTATCCGTTTCCGTTGTCACCCGAAATGTGGCGGGGGTGGAAGATGTGGCCCTGTCGATCCCGCGTGTGGTGGGGGCAGCGGGCATTTGTGCCGATATGATGCCAACCCTGGATGATGCCGAGAATGACGCCCTTCATCGCAGTGCCAGCCTGTTGAAATCCACCATCGAGGCGGTTGCGCTTTAG
- a CDS encoding alpha/beta hydrolase, with the protein MTAEIPPMPTDEGIIAFQKQAESFYPPDAVSASIEQQRAWYDAFCASFNPPDPAGLRFEDGEIAGVPVRYFHPSVQKTACCLLYFHGGGFVVGSRDSHHAICAEIAEFCGAELISVDYRLAPEHIWPAASDDGYAVLSYLLRRGHRTVVMGDSAGANMTAGLMIRAQRDDVGGRIAGQVLLYPALGGDMTRGSYVEMAQAPGLTTQDVHYYRDILQAPENDAVAHPLKADDVSNLPPAYISSAFFDPLRDDGRHYAAKLVQAGVNVIYREEPQMVHGWLRARHMSDGARTGFDHLCRAVAGFCETGP; encoded by the coding sequence ATGACAGCGGAAATACCGCCGATGCCGACCGATGAAGGCATTATAGCCTTTCAAAAACAGGCTGAGTCCTTTTATCCGCCAGATGCAGTAAGTGCCAGCATTGAACAACAACGCGCATGGTACGATGCCTTTTGCGCCAGCTTTAACCCGCCAGACCCAGCGGGGTTAAGGTTTGAGGATGGCGAAATTGCCGGGGTGCCGGTGCGGTATTTTCATCCATCCGTGCAAAAAACCGCCTGTTGCCTGCTTTATTTTCACGGTGGCGGTTTTGTTGTTGGCTCGCGCGACAGCCACCATGCCATTTGCGCCGAAATTGCCGAATTTTGCGGGGCAGAGCTGATCTCGGTCGATTATCGTTTGGCCCCCGAACATATCTGGCCTGCCGCATCGGATGATGGTTATGCCGTGCTGAGCTACTTACTAAGGCGTGGGCACCGGACGGTGGTGATGGGTGATAGCGCCGGTGCCAATATGACCGCAGGCTTGATGATACGTGCACAGCGTGATGATGTTGGCGGCAGGATTGCCGGTCAGGTTTTGCTCTATCCCGCACTCGGCGGGGATATGACACGCGGGTCTTATGTTGAAATGGCGCAGGCACCGGGTCTTACGACGCAGGATGTGCACTATTATCGCGATATTTTGCAAGCGCCGGAAAATGATGCTGTGGCACATCCATTAAAGGCGGATGACGTTTCAAACCTGCCACCGGCTTATATATCTTCGGCCTTTTTTGACCCGTTGCGCGATGATGGCCGCCATTATGCAGCAAAACTGGTGCAGGCCGGGGTGAATGTGATTTATCGCGAGGAACCGCAAATGGTACATGGCTGGTTGCGCGCACGCCATATGAGCGATGGGGCGCGTACTGGTTTTGATCATTTGTGCCGGGCGGTTGCCGGATTTTGTGAAACCGGACCGTGA
- a CDS encoding CocE/NonD family hydrolase, translated as MPDSTHSVIENTWITLKDGTRLAARIWMPDLADTTPVPAVLEFLPYRKRDGTSPRDESTYPVFAAAGIAGVRVDIRGSGESDGVIDGEYTPLELANACEIIAWIADQAWCNGNVGMMGISWGGFNCLQVAALQPPALKAVISIASTVDRYNDDIHYKNGCQLAVQLSWAATMLAYQSRSPDPELVGDRWRDMWLERLENEPFFLEEWLEHQRRDDFWKHASICEDFDAVKIPSMVMAGWADGYRNTPVRAIEGMPDRAKALIGPWVHKYPHFAWPKPRADFHGEAIRWWNRWLRDDKNGAEDLAQMRAYILDAVKPAPRRDHDNGFWIAKETWQTPAMLHYHIRDDRLVDAKNAEAIISTADGENSVFLKSPLDTGTAAGEYFTLKPDAEMAIDQRGDDAGSLCFDSHALKQDLDLLGRPEITLNVACDADWANLCVRLVDIHPDGTAARIAFGVLNLAHRNPEAHYNAPQPMPKGEKVSIKVVLDACGYRIRAGHKLRVAISTAYWPMILPDPFNAGVTIDTASIDLALPLLGDHQVIDLPEPENPDPLPHYIEHQPANTRREVRRNMTTNKTDYCILEDTGLFEHPDTGLSTRQIRDETWTISPDDPTSLRGHAMWTCDMERTGWFTRTVCAATLTCSKTDWHIEASVIAVENDQEVYRKTWNRTIPRDFM; from the coding sequence ATGCCCGATAGCACCCATTCCGTTATTGAAAATACATGGATCACCCTGAAGGACGGCACCCGCCTGGCCGCACGCATCTGGATGCCCGACCTGGCGGACACCACGCCTGTTCCTGCCGTGCTGGAATTTCTACCCTACCGCAAACGCGACGGTACCAGCCCGCGCGATGAATCCACCTATCCGGTTTTTGCCGCCGCCGGCATTGCCGGGGTACGGGTGGATATTCGCGGCTCAGGTGAATCCGATGGCGTTATTGACGGCGAATATACCCCGCTTGAACTTGCCAATGCCTGCGAAATCATCGCCTGGATTGCGGATCAGGCCTGGTGCAACGGCAATGTGGGCATGATGGGCATTTCATGGGGGGGCTTTAACTGCCTTCAGGTTGCCGCCCTGCAGCCCCCGGCGCTAAAGGCTGTCATTTCCATTGCCTCGACAGTGGATCGCTATAATGACGACATTCACTATAAAAATGGCTGTCAGCTTGCGGTTCAGCTTTCCTGGGCGGCAACCATGCTGGCCTATCAATCCCGTTCCCCCGACCCGGAACTGGTGGGCGACCGCTGGCGTGACATGTGGCTGGAACGCCTGGAAAACGAACCGTTCTTCCTTGAGGAATGGCTTGAGCATCAAAGGCGCGATGATTTTTGGAAACATGCCTCGATCTGCGAGGATTTTGATGCTGTAAAAATCCCGTCAATGGTCATGGCGGGCTGGGCCGATGGCTATCGTAACACACCGGTTCGGGCGATTGAAGGCATGCCGGACCGCGCCAAGGCCCTGATTGGCCCGTGGGTGCATAAATATCCGCATTTTGCCTGGCCCAAACCACGGGCTGATTTCCACGGCGAGGCCATTCGCTGGTGGAACCGCTGGCTGCGCGATGACAAAAACGGGGCCGAAGACCTTGCGCAAATGCGGGCCTATATCCTTGATGCCGTCAAACCGGCCCCGCGCCGCGACCATGATAATGGCTTCTGGATTGCCAAGGAAACCTGGCAAACCCCCGCAATGCTGCATTATCATATCCGCGATGACCGCCTGGTAGATGCCAAAAATGCGGAGGCGATCATCAGCACTGCCGACGGCGAAAACAGTGTTTTCCTGAAATCACCGCTTGATACCGGCACGGCAGCGGGCGAATATTTCACCCTGAAACCCGATGCGGAAATGGCGATTGACCAGCGCGGTGACGATGCCGGATCGCTATGTTTTGACAGCCATGCGCTAAAACAGGACCTCGATCTTCTGGGCCGTCCGGAAATCACACTGAATGTTGCCTGCGATGCTGACTGGGCCAATCTGTGTGTGCGGCTTGTCGATATTCATCCCGATGGCACCGCCGCCCGCATTGCCTTTGGTGTGTTAAACCTGGCGCATCGTAACCCTGAAGCCCATTACAACGCCCCGCAACCGATGCCAAAGGGCGAAAAGGTTAGCATCAAGGTGGTGCTGGATGCCTGCGGCTATCGCATCCGCGCGGGGCACAAACTTCGTGTTGCCATTTCCACCGCCTATTGGCCGATGATTTTGCCAGACCCGTTTAATGCCGGTGTCACCATCGATACGGCATCCATCGATTTGGCCCTGCCCCTGCTGGGCGATCATCAGGTGATTGATCTGCCTGAACCGGAAAACCCGGACCCGCTGCCACATTATATTGAACATCAACCGGCCAACACGCGCCGCGAAGTGCGCCGTAACATGACGACCAACAAAACCGATTATTGCATTCTCGAAGATACCGGCCTGTTTGAACATCCCGACACGGGGCTTTCAACGCGCCAGATCCGCGACGAAACCTGGACCATCTCGCCCGATGATCCGACATCCCTGCGCGGACATGCCATGTGGACCTGCGATATGGAACGCACGGGCTGGTTTACCCGGACGGTATGTGCAGCAACACTTACCTGCAGCAAAACCGACTGGCATATCGAAGCCAGCGTTATTGCTGTCGAAAATGATCAGGAAGTGTATCGGAAAACCTGGAACCGCACCATTCCACGCGATTTCATGTAA